The Opitutales bacterium ASA1 genome window below encodes:
- a CDS encoding glycosyl hydrolase 115 family protein yields MFKIHSVSTRGSHWLAGFTFFGLCLWLASAVRAGDPTLGLGESIVVVGGTPVDAFPLVAGGRAATLWYDESDFTGVIRAVGDLQADVERVTGRKPAAVATRPADAPLVIVGTLGKNALVDSLVTAGKIPGDELVGKWESFVVATVASPMPGVDRALVVAGSDKRGTIYGIYELSRQIGVSPWYWWADAPVPHRDEIHLRAGTFTSGEPKVKYRGIFINDEAPALRRWAEERFGGFNQKLYAHVFELILRCRANYLWPAMWLPVAFNDDDPGNPRLADEYGVVMSTSHHEPMMRAHHEWERYGAGPWNYEANGAVLREFWRGGFERVRDFESVVTVGMRGDGDEAMSEQTAVPLLKRIIADQREIIADVTGRPASETPQVWALYKEVQDYYDKGMRVDDDILVLFSDDNWGNIRFLPRPGDRPHPGGYGMYYHVDYVGAPVSYRWLNVSQIERIWEQMTLTYRAGVDRLWIVNVGDIKPMELPMSFFLDLAWNPDAIGVADLPTYYVHWASQQFGAAHAVEIGEMLALYTKYNARRTPEMLTAGTFSVLHYREADRVVAEYRTLAERARALFAKLPESHHAAYQQLVLFPIEACANVTEMYVAAGKNDTHALRGTAAANFHADRVRELFERDAELTRRFHADVADGKWNHMMSQTHLGYTYWNHPPLNRAPPVSYVQLGEKAELGFFVEHGVRPRWGWLDVEADWAFAHTLPVFDPLNDQDYTIEVFNRGREPLGYELAPRQDWIRLSKTSGLIQYDEQVHVTIDWAKAPVGRSEGEVVITGAGSEYVVKVPIRNERPARIAGFVANNGVVSIEAAEYDGATPAGDVRWINVPNLGRTGSAVTITPADAARRKPGEGAPSLEYTFTLFDAAPVSVDTYVSPTLNFRAGDGLCFAIAIDDEPPQIVNINEGEELPDWKYAAWWLKAVGDHIKIKRSKHRTLEPGPHTLKVWMVDSGVVLQKFVVDAGGLLPTYLGPPASVRHLDSTGN; encoded by the coding sequence ATGTTCAAGATTCACTCCGTTTCCACCCGTGGCAGCCACTGGCTCGCCGGCTTCACATTTTTCGGCCTGTGTCTATGGCTTGCGAGCGCGGTTCGCGCGGGAGACCCTACGCTTGGTCTCGGAGAATCGATCGTCGTCGTGGGCGGCACGCCCGTTGATGCCTTCCCACTCGTGGCCGGGGGACGCGCGGCCACTCTTTGGTACGACGAAAGCGACTTCACGGGCGTGATTCGCGCCGTCGGCGACCTGCAAGCCGACGTCGAGCGCGTCACTGGTCGAAAGCCGGCAGCGGTTGCGACCAGACCCGCCGACGCACCGCTCGTCATCGTCGGTACACTGGGCAAGAACGCGCTCGTAGACAGCCTCGTCACGGCAGGAAAAATCCCTGGTGACGAGCTGGTCGGGAAGTGGGAGAGCTTCGTCGTCGCGACCGTTGCGAGTCCCATGCCGGGCGTGGACCGCGCACTCGTCGTTGCCGGCAGCGACAAGCGCGGCACGATTTACGGCATCTACGAACTCTCCCGGCAGATCGGCGTCTCGCCTTGGTATTGGTGGGCCGACGCGCCCGTGCCGCATCGCGACGAAATCCACCTGCGCGCCGGCACTTTCACCTCCGGAGAGCCCAAGGTGAAGTATCGCGGGATCTTCATCAACGACGAGGCTCCCGCTTTGCGACGCTGGGCCGAGGAGCGCTTCGGGGGTTTCAATCAGAAGCTCTACGCCCACGTCTTCGAGCTGATCCTTCGCTGTCGGGCCAATTACCTCTGGCCCGCGATGTGGCTGCCGGTCGCCTTCAACGACGACGATCCGGGGAACCCGCGCCTCGCCGACGAATACGGCGTCGTCATGTCCACCAGCCACCACGAGCCGATGATGCGCGCGCACCACGAGTGGGAGCGTTACGGCGCGGGCCCTTGGAACTACGAAGCCAATGGTGCAGTGCTGCGCGAGTTCTGGCGCGGTGGCTTCGAGCGTGTGCGCGACTTCGAGAGCGTGGTCACGGTCGGTATGCGCGGCGATGGCGACGAGGCGATGTCCGAGCAGACCGCCGTGCCGCTGCTCAAGCGCATCATCGCCGATCAGCGCGAGATCATCGCCGACGTCACGGGTCGGCCCGCGAGCGAGACGCCGCAGGTCTGGGCCCTCTACAAGGAGGTGCAGGACTACTACGACAAAGGCATGCGCGTGGACGACGACATCCTCGTGCTCTTCAGCGACGACAACTGGGGCAACATCCGCTTCCTGCCACGGCCGGGAGACCGGCCGCACCCGGGTGGATACGGCATGTATTATCATGTCGATTACGTCGGTGCGCCCGTCTCCTACCGGTGGCTCAACGTCTCCCAGATCGAACGCATCTGGGAGCAGATGACGCTGACTTATCGGGCCGGCGTCGATCGCCTGTGGATCGTCAACGTCGGCGACATCAAGCCCATGGAGCTGCCGATGAGTTTCTTTCTCGACCTGGCGTGGAACCCCGACGCCATCGGTGTCGCCGACCTGCCCACCTACTATGTGCATTGGGCGTCACAGCAGTTCGGCGCGGCGCACGCGGTCGAGATCGGCGAGATGCTCGCTTTATACACCAAATACAACGCCCGGCGCACACCCGAGATGCTCACGGCAGGCACCTTCAGCGTGCTTCATTACCGCGAAGCCGATCGCGTCGTCGCCGAGTATCGTACCCTTGCCGAACGCGCTCGCGCTCTCTTCGCGAAGCTCCCGGAGTCGCACCATGCCGCCTATCAGCAGCTCGTCCTCTTTCCAATCGAGGCCTGTGCCAACGTCACCGAGATGTACGTCGCCGCCGGCAAGAACGACACACACGCGTTGCGTGGTACGGCTGCGGCGAACTTTCATGCGGATCGAGTGCGGGAACTCTTCGAGCGCGACGCCGAGTTGACTCGCCGTTTCCACGCCGACGTCGCAGACGGCAAATGGAACCACATGATGTCGCAGACGCACCTCGGCTACACCTACTGGAACCATCCGCCGCTCAATCGCGCCCCACCGGTTTCCTATGTCCAACTGGGCGAGAAGGCGGAGCTCGGCTTCTTCGTCGAGCACGGTGTGCGGCCGAGGTGGGGTTGGCTCGACGTCGAGGCGGATTGGGCGTTCGCGCACACGCTGCCGGTGTTCGATCCGCTCAACGATCAAGACTACACGATCGAGGTCTTCAACCGGGGCCGTGAGCCGCTCGGCTACGAGCTCGCGCCGCGGCAGGATTGGATCCGTCTGTCGAAGACGTCGGGTTTGATCCAATACGACGAGCAGGTCCATGTGACGATCGACTGGGCGAAAGCACCGGTCGGCCGAAGCGAGGGCGAGGTCGTGATCACGGGCGCGGGTTCCGAGTATGTCGTGAAAGTCCCGATCCGCAACGAGCGGCCGGCACGCATCGCGGGCTTCGTCGCGAACAACGGTGTGGTCTCGATCGAGGCCGCGGAATACGACGGCGCCACGCCGGCAGGCGACGTGCGCTGGATCAATGTTCCCAATCTCGGGCGCACCGGCTCGGCGGTCACCATCACCCCGGCCGACGCGGCGCGTCGCAAGCCGGGCGAGGGGGCTCCGTCGCTCGAATACACGTTCACGCTCTTCGACGCGGCACCCGTCAGCGTCGACACCTACGTCTCGCCCACGCTGAACTTCCGCGCGGGCGACGGTCTTTGTTTCGCCATCGCGATCGACGACGAGCCGCCGCAGATCGTGAACATCAACGAGGGCGAAGAGCTGCCCGATTGGAAGTATGCGGCTTGGTGGCTGAAGGCCGTCGGCGATCACATCAAGATCAAGCGCTCGAAGCATCGCACCCTCGAGCCGGGCCCGCACACGCTCAAGGTTTGGATGGTCGACTCCGGGGTGGTGCTCCAGAAGTTCGTCGTCGATGCCGGCGGACTCCTGCCGACCTACTTGGGCCCACCGGCAAGCGTTCGCCATCTCGACTCGACCGGGAACTGA
- a CDS encoding response regulator transcription factor, which yields MKRQTEHATAEKIRLLVADDHMVMRMGLVFAASAQPDMEVVAEVESGEDAIAAYRKHRPDVVILDLRMRGMNGLDAIRALKQEFPGVRIVVFSNYARGEEVHQSLRAGAAGFVVKNMSLTQLLDAIRRVHFGARYVPAELTAKMGSRNRSPLSERENEVLALIAKGRSNKEIGAVLGVTEGTVKIHVTNILSKLDVTARTEALVVAVQRGLIDIA from the coding sequence ATGAAACGGCAAACCGAACACGCTACAGCGGAGAAGATACGACTCTTGGTCGCCGACGACCACATGGTCATGCGCATGGGGCTGGTCTTCGCCGCCTCGGCGCAACCCGACATGGAAGTCGTCGCCGAGGTCGAATCGGGTGAAGACGCGATCGCCGCGTATCGCAAGCATCGGCCCGACGTGGTGATCCTCGATTTGCGTATGCGCGGCATGAACGGGCTCGATGCGATCCGAGCGTTGAAGCAGGAGTTTCCGGGGGTGCGCATCGTCGTGTTCAGCAACTACGCACGCGGCGAGGAAGTTCATCAGTCTCTTCGTGCCGGAGCCGCGGGATTCGTGGTCAAGAACATGAGTTTGACCCAGTTGCTGGACGCGATTCGGCGTGTCCACTTCGGCGCGCGTTACGTCCCTGCCGAGTTGACCGCGAAGATGGGGTCGCGCAATCGCTCGCCGTTGTCCGAACGCGAGAACGAGGTGCTCGCGTTGATCGCCAAGGGTCGCAGCAACAAGGAAATCGGCGCGGTCCTCGGTGTGACCGAGGGCACCGTGAAGATACACGTGACCAACATATTGTCGAAGCTGGACGTGACTGCTCGCACCGAGGCGCTCGTCGTCGCGGTCCAGCGTGGTCTGATCGATATAGCGTAG